A stretch of DNA from Microbacterium croceum:
GCGAGGTCGGCGAGCTCCTGGTGCTCGCCGAGCGCTGAGACCGTCAGGCGGCGGGAGCCGGAGGAGTCGGCGCGGGAGCCGGTGCAGCGGGTGCCGGCGTGAGCGGCTCCACGACCACTGCGGTGCCGTAGGCGCAGATCTCGGTGAAGTTCTGGATCGATCCGGCGTCGAACCGCATCGCGACGATCGCGTTTCCACCGCGCTGCTGCGCCTGATCCCACATCCGCGCCATCACGACCTGTCGCGCCTCGTACATCACCTGGGTGTATTCGGGGATCTCCCCTCCGCCCAGCGAGCGGAAGCCCGCGGTGAACCCCTGCCCGAAGTCGGTCGAGCGGACCGTGAGGCCCATCACCTCTCCCAGCACCTGGGTGATGCGATAGCCGGGGATGTCGTTCGTCGTCACCATGAACATGAGGCCATCGTGCCAGCATCCGCCGCTCGTCCGCACCCGCCGCAGGCGTGGCGCGTCGGCTCCGGACGCGAGCCGGGGCTACGCCCGACCGAACTGGCGCGTCGCGCCGCGTGTGTCGAGAGCGAGCTCCTCGGCATCCATCGCCGCGATCAGCTCGCGCATCAGCTCCTCGTCGAGCTCGCCGGCATCGCGCTCCTGCAACAGGATCTCGCGCCGCACGTGCAACCACCCGCGGGTCAACGCGACGAGGTCTTCGTACGACGGCCGCGGCACGGTGTCCTCGACCTCCTGCGCAGCATCCGTGTCCTTCTCGACGCGGCTCATGCGCTTGGTGAACGCATCGAACACGCTGAGGTCGACGGCACCGTACTTCTCTTCCCACTCGACGCGCTTCTCGGCGAGATAGGCCTTGCCCGCCTCGCGACTCTTCTCTCTGACCGCAGCCAAGGCGCGTTCGTCGTCTTCGTGGTCGACATCGCCCTCGATACCCAGGCGACGGATGAGCATCGGCAGTGTGAGCCCCTGCAGCAGGAGCGTGCCGACCGTCACGATGAAGGCGACCACCACGATCGCGTGCGAGGCCTCGGCGTCGAGCGTCGCGAGGTCGGCGGCGGCGAGCGCGATCGCCAAGGTGACCACTCCACGCATCCCGGCCCACGAGATGACCGCGTTGTCCTTGGCGGTGAGCTGCAGTCCTGCCATCTGCTCGCGCACGATGTGGGTGCGCAGCTCGTCCGCGGTGTACTTCGCCCACCGGCGACTCCGACGATGCCGCTTCTCGAACTCCCCCGACTCGACGCCACGGTCCCAGCGTTCGAGCCGCTTGCGGTCCTGGAAGTTCGCCCACGCGCTCGTGGGGTAGATGTACAGGGGCCGCACGATGAGCACGACCAGCAGCACCGCGCCCGACAGCATCAGGATCTGCTCGACGGACTCGCTGCCCAGGTCGCGCAGCACACGCGGGAACTGCAGCCCGATGTACGCGAACACGAAGCTCTCCAGCAGCAGATCCGCCGAGAGCCACAGCGGCTTCTCCTGCTGACGCGTCGTGTAGTCCGTGCGCGGGGAGTTGAAGCCGACGTAGAGCCCCATCGCGACGACCGCCAGCACGCCGGAGCCGAGCAGGTGCTCCGCGATCGCGTACGCGCCGAACGGGGCGAGCAGTCCGAAGGTGCCGATCACGACCGGGTCGTTGATGCGCATGCGCAGCTGGTGCAGCACGATGCCGAAGAGCAGGCCGATCGCGACGCCGATCACGACCGCCATCAGGAACTGTCCGACGCCTCCCCAGACCGAGATCGCCTGACTGGCGAGGATCGCCGCGAACACCCGGTACAGCGTGAGCGAGGTCGCGTCGTTGATCAGGCTCTCACCCGAGAGCACGGTCATGATGCGGCGGGGCAGCCCGAGCTTGCGTCCGATCGCCGCTGCGGACACCGCGTCGGGCGGGGCCACGATCGCGCCGAGGAGCAGTGCGCCCGGCAGGGTCAGCGACGGCATGATCCACCACGCGACGAAACCCACCGCGACCGCGGTGAGAAGCACGAGCCAGATGCCCAGGCGACGGATCTGCGGCAGGCTGCGCTTGAAGCCGACGAACGAGACGTCGAGCGCGGCCGAGTACAGCAGCGGCGGCAGCACGAGGCTGAGGAGCAGGTGGCCGTCGATGTCGAGATCGGGCACGAACGGGAGGAAGGATGCCGCCAGCGCGACCACCGTCACCAGCAGGGGTGCCGGCCACCCGCGCCAGCGCGCGAAGGCGGCGACGGCGACGGCTCCGACGAGGACGTAGAAGATCCCGGCTTCCATGCCTCCACGGTAGTGGGGAATGCAGCGCCAGCAACGCGCGTTGCAGACGGGGATGTCCGATACAGCTCTCTCCGTCCTCGACCTCGTGCCGGTGCGCACCGGGCAGACCAGCACGGAGGCCATCGCCGCTTCCCTCGACCTCGCCGAGACGGCCGACCGCCTCGGCTATCGGCGCTACTGGTTCGCGGAGCACCACAACATGCCCGCCGTGGCGTCCACGACCCCGCCGGTGCTGATCGCCGCCGCCGCGACCCGCACGAGCCGTATCCGCCTGGGCTCCGGTGGCGTCATGCTCCCCAACCACGCACCGCTCATCGTGGCGGAGCAGTTCTCGGCGCTCGAGGCCATCGCCCCCGGGCGCATCGACCTCGGCCTGGGCCGCGCGCCCGGCAGCGATCCCGTGATCACACAGCTGCTGCGCGGCTCGGGCACCACGAGCGACGTGGAGCAGTTCCCCCGGCACGTGCAGGACATCTCGGCGCTGCTCTCCGGAGACGGCGCCACCCTGCGCTTCACCTCGGGCGGCGAATACACCGTGCACGCCACCCCCGCGGCGACCGGCGTGCCGGAGGTGTGGCTGCTCGGATCGAGCGACTACTCCGCGCAGCTCGCGGCGTCGCACGGCTTGCCGTACGTGTTCGCGAACCACTTCTCGGGCCAGGGCCTGGAGCGAGCGCTCGACCTGTATCGCACCGGCTACCGTCCGAGCGAGGAGCACCCGGAGCCGCGCACCTTCCTCACGGTGAACGCGGTGGCCTCGCCGACCGTCGAGGAGGCGGAGGCTCGCGCCCTCCCCCAGCTGCGAATGATGGCGCGGCTGCGTCTGAACAAGCCGCTCACCGCGCTCGAGACCGTGGAGGAGGCGATCGCGGCGGGTATCGCCGAAGCGGATGCCGCCACCGACCAGGTCGTGCAGGGCGCCCGGTCGCGCTGGTTCGTCGGCACCGGAGAGTCGGTCGCCGCAGAGGTGCGCGACTTCGCCACGCGCTACGGCGTCGACGAGGTCATGCTCTCCCCCGTCGCCGGCGCGTACGAGGCCGAGCCGAAGTCATCCGCTGTGGGCCGCGCCCAGACGCTGGAACTCGTCGCCGCAGCTCTCTAGCCGCGCCGCAGCCGCACCGCCGAATGCACGACCTGGCGCCGAGTTGCACGACCTGTTCGCGTCGGCATCCCGTCCACTCGGCGCGATCCCGTGCACTCGCCGAGAGCGCGCACTCACGAGGGCTGTGTCAAGGGGCCTGGCCTTCGGGAGAGGACGGGCGTAGCCTCGGGACGAGAGAGGGGTTCGACGATGAGCACCACCAAGACACTCGCACTCTGGGTCGCCTACGGCACGAACGGTGTGGTCGGCAGCATCCGCCACGACGACGAGGGCTATCAGGTCACGATGGCGGGAGCGGACGGCCCAGCGGGGACGTACCCGACCCTCGCCTCGGCGAAGGGGGCCCTGCACGCCCGGATGATCCCTGGGAGCGCCTGGCCACTGTTCCAGGAGCACTGAGCTCGCGGACACCGGGCCCCGACTACTCCGCCGGTTCGCCGCTGAGGATGCCGCGCAGCCAGTCGCGCGCCTCGACGAACACGTCGTCGGCGTAGCGCTCCGGGTAGTGCACGATCTGGCGGTCGGCGCGCGGGTACGAGCCGAGGAACACCACGCGGGGGCTGAAGCGGCGGATGCCGAGCATCGCATCCGCCATCCGCTCGTGCTCGATGTGTCCATCGGCGTCGATCACGAAGCGGTATCGACCGAGCTCGTCGCCGATCGGCCGCGACTCGATGAGCGAGAGGTTGATGCCGCGGGTCGAGAACTGCTCGAGCATCTCGAGCAGCGACCCGGGGTGGTCGTGCGGCAGTTCGACGATCAGCGACGTCTTGTCGGCACCGGTCGGCGCGGGCGGGGCGGTCGTGCGGGTGACGAGCACGAACCGCGTCACGGCCTGCGCGTTGTCGCCGATACCGGAGGCGAGGACGTCGACGTCGTAGTGGTTCACGATTCCGGGGGCGGCGATCGCCGCCTGCGCCGGGAGTGTGCCGTCGAGCACACCGATGGCCGAGGCCACGTTGCTCGCCGCCGGCACGTGCGAGTGCTGCGGCAGGTGCTCGCCGAGCCAGCCGTGGCACTGGGCGTAGGCGACGGGGTGGGCGGCGATGACCTGCACCTGGTCGAGCGTGGTGCCGGGGGGCGCAACCAGCACGAAGTTGACCGGCACCAGGTACTCGCCGATGATGCGCAGGCCGGGGAGCGTCGCAAGAGCGTCCTGGGTGGTGGAGACACCGCCCTCGATGGAGTTCTCGATCGCGATCATCGCCGCGAAGCTGCGACCGTCGAGCACGTCGGCCAGCGCTTCGCCGACGTTGTGCACGGGACGCCACTGCTGACCGCGCGCCTCTGCGACCTGATCGAGTGCCGCTTCCGTGAAGGTTCCGGCAGGGCCGAGATAGCTGTAGGTACGGCGTTCAGTCACGCGTTTCACCTTAGCCCTCCCCGCGATGGAGGAGACCGAAGTTTCTCCTGCAGCGGGATCGGGGGCAGACTGTGTGCATGACGAGCCGTGCCGGCCTCCCCGCGGAGGACACTGACCTCATCGATGTCGACGAACTGATCGCCGCGTACTACGACCGCATCCCGAAGCCCGACGTCGCCTCCGAGCGTGTGGCCTTCGGCACCAGCGGCCATCGCGGTTCATCGCTGTCGGGCAGCTTCAACGAGAACCACATCCTCGCCACCACGCAGGCGATCGTGGACTACCGGGCGGGCCAGGGCATCACCGGTCCGCTGTTCCTCGGCAGAGACACGCACGCGCTCTCGCTCCCGGCCGAGCGCACGGCGATCGAGGTGCTGCTGGCGAACGGGGTGGACGTGCGGGTCGACTCGCGCGACTCCTGGGTGCCGACCCCGGCGCTCAGCCATGCGATCCTCACCTACAACCGCGCCCTTCGACAGGCTCAGGGACCGGGTGAGGGGAACGCGGGTCTCGCCGACGGCATCGTGGTGACGCCCTCCCACAACCCGCCGCGCGACGGCGGCTTCAAGTACAACCCTCCGCATGGCGGACCTGCCGACACGGATGCCACGGGCTGGATCGCCGACCGCGCGAACGAGCTCATCGCGAACGGGCTCGACGGCGTCAAGCGACAGCGCTTCGGCGACGTCGACTGGGATGCCATCACGGGCTACGACTTCCGCGACGCGTACGTGCGCGACCTCGCCACGATCATCGACGTCGACGCGATCCGTCGCGCGGGAGTGCGCATCGGCGCCGATCCCCTGGGCGGCGCATCCGTCGAGTACTGGGCTCTCATCAAGGAGGTCTACGACCTCGACCTCACGGTCGTGAACCCCGAGGTCGACCCGACCTGGCGCTTCATGACGCTCGACTGGGACGAGAAGATCCGCATGGATCCGTCGTCGCCTTCGGCGATGGCATCGCTGGTGGCGAAGAAGGGCGACTTCGACGTGCTCACCGGCAACGACGCCGATGCCGACCGGCACGGCATCGTCACCCCCGATGCCGGCCTCATGAACCCGAACCACTACCTGGCCGTCGCGATCGACTACCTGTTCTCGCACCGCGCCGAGTGGCCGCGCGACGCCGCGATCGGCAAGACGCTGGTGTCGTCGATGATCATCGACCGCGTCGCCGAATCGCTCGGTCGCCGTCTGCTCGAGGTGCCCGTCGGGTTCAAGTGGTTCGTCCCGGGACTGCTCGACGGCTCCGTCGCGTTCGGCGGCGAGGAGTCCGCCGGCGCCTCGTTCCTGCGCAAGGACGGCTCGGTGTGGTCGACCGACAAGGACGGCATCCTGCTCTGCCTGCTCGCCGCCGAGATCATCGCTGTGACGGGCAAGACCCCGTCCGAGCGGTATCGCGAGCTGGAGGAGGCGTTCGGCTCGTCCGCGTACCAGCGCGTCGACGCGCCGGCCTCGCCCGAGCAGAAGGCCGCGCTGGCGAAGCTCGCCCCCGAGTCAGTGTCGGCGACCACCCTGGCCGGCGAGGAGATCACCGCGAAGCTCTCGCACGCACCGGGCAACGGCGCGGCGATCGGCGGGCTCAAGGTGCAGACCGAGCACGCCTGGTTCGCCGCCCGTCCCTCTGGCACTGAAGACGTGTACAAGCTCTACGCCGAGAGCCTGCGTGGCCCGGAGCACCTCGCCGAGGTGCAGGCCGAGGCCCGCGCCGTGGTGTCGGCCGCACTCGGCGGCTGAGTGCTCCGGCGGCTCAAGCGCGCACGCGCTCCTGAGCCTGTGACAGGTGACGACGTCACCTGGCGGCGCGCGCCAGTGCGCTGCCGGCCGCGCGCAACCAGCGGGCCGGCTCGGCGAGCGCGGCGGCGGAGGACCCGGCGAGATCGGCGAGCGACACGGATGCCGCGAACAGCGAGGTGTCCGCGTCCGCAGTG
This window harbors:
- a CDS encoding YbjQ family protein translates to MFMVTTNDIPGYRITQVLGEVMGLTVRSTDFGQGFTAGFRSLGGGEIPEYTQVMYEARQVVMARMWDQAQQRGGNAIVAMRFDAGSIQNFTEICAYGTAVVVEPLTPAPAAPAPAPTPPAPAA
- a CDS encoding cation:proton antiporter, coding for MEAGIFYVLVGAVAVAAFARWRGWPAPLLVTVVALAASFLPFVPDLDIDGHLLLSLVLPPLLYSAALDVSFVGFKRSLPQIRRLGIWLVLLTAVAVGFVAWWIMPSLTLPGALLLGAIVAPPDAVSAAAIGRKLGLPRRIMTVLSGESLINDATSLTLYRVFAAILASQAISVWGGVGQFLMAVVIGVAIGLLFGIVLHQLRMRINDPVVIGTFGLLAPFGAYAIAEHLLGSGVLAVVAMGLYVGFNSPRTDYTTRQQEKPLWLSADLLLESFVFAYIGLQFPRVLRDLGSESVEQILMLSGAVLLVVLIVRPLYIYPTSAWANFQDRKRLERWDRGVESGEFEKRHRRSRRWAKYTADELRTHIVREQMAGLQLTAKDNAVISWAGMRGVVTLAIALAAADLATLDAEASHAIVVVAFIVTVGTLLLQGLTLPMLIRRLGIEGDVDHEDDERALAAVREKSREAGKAYLAEKRVEWEEKYGAVDLSVFDAFTKRMSRVEKDTDAAQEVEDTVPRPSYEDLVALTRGWLHVRREILLQERDAGELDEELMRELIAAMDAEELALDTRGATRQFGRA
- a CDS encoding LLM class flavin-dependent oxidoreductase yields the protein MSDTALSVLDLVPVRTGQTSTEAIAASLDLAETADRLGYRRYWFAEHHNMPAVASTTPPVLIAAAATRTSRIRLGSGGVMLPNHAPLIVAEQFSALEAIAPGRIDLGLGRAPGSDPVITQLLRGSGTTSDVEQFPRHVQDISALLSGDGATLRFTSGGEYTVHATPAATGVPEVWLLGSSDYSAQLAASHGLPYVFANHFSGQGLERALDLYRTGYRPSEEHPEPRTFLTVNAVASPTVEEAEARALPQLRMMARLRLNKPLTALETVEEAIAAGIAEADAATDQVVQGARSRWFVGTGESVAAEVRDFATRYGVDEVMLSPVAGAYEAEPKSSAVGRAQTLELVAAAL
- a CDS encoding methyltransferase — translated: MSTTKTLALWVAYGTNGVVGSIRHDDEGYQVTMAGADGPAGTYPTLASAKGALHARMIPGSAWPLFQEH
- the pheA gene encoding prephenate dehydratase, with amino-acid sequence MKRVTERRTYSYLGPAGTFTEAALDQVAEARGQQWRPVHNVGEALADVLDGRSFAAMIAIENSIEGGVSTTQDALATLPGLRIIGEYLVPVNFVLVAPPGTTLDQVQVIAAHPVAYAQCHGWLGEHLPQHSHVPAASNVASAIGVLDGTLPAQAAIAAPGIVNHYDVDVLASGIGDNAQAVTRFVLVTRTTAPPAPTGADKTSLIVELPHDHPGSLLEMLEQFSTRGINLSLIESRPIGDELGRYRFVIDADGHIEHERMADAMLGIRRFSPRVVFLGSYPRADRQIVHYPERYADDVFVEARDWLRGILSGEPAE
- the pgm gene encoding phosphoglucomutase (alpha-D-glucose-1,6-bisphosphate-dependent) — encoded protein: MTSRAGLPAEDTDLIDVDELIAAYYDRIPKPDVASERVAFGTSGHRGSSLSGSFNENHILATTQAIVDYRAGQGITGPLFLGRDTHALSLPAERTAIEVLLANGVDVRVDSRDSWVPTPALSHAILTYNRALRQAQGPGEGNAGLADGIVVTPSHNPPRDGGFKYNPPHGGPADTDATGWIADRANELIANGLDGVKRQRFGDVDWDAITGYDFRDAYVRDLATIIDVDAIRRAGVRIGADPLGGASVEYWALIKEVYDLDLTVVNPEVDPTWRFMTLDWDEKIRMDPSSPSAMASLVAKKGDFDVLTGNDADADRHGIVTPDAGLMNPNHYLAVAIDYLFSHRAEWPRDAAIGKTLVSSMIIDRVAESLGRRLLEVPVGFKWFVPGLLDGSVAFGGEESAGASFLRKDGSVWSTDKDGILLCLLAAEIIAVTGKTPSERYRELEEAFGSSAYQRVDAPASPEQKAALAKLAPESVSATTLAGEEITAKLSHAPGNGAAIGGLKVQTEHAWFAARPSGTEDVYKLYAESLRGPEHLAEVQAEARAVVSAALGG